The Brassica napus cultivar Da-Ae chromosome C3 unlocalized genomic scaffold, Da-Ae chrC03_Random_46, whole genome shotgun sequence DNA segment GcaattcccctgtcgctcacccctccttctttccccctttcaggtggGACCGACGAGCTGGAGTGATTTtcggaccggtgctattgggcttttgggcttctatcattttatcgcttttatcgttatcgggcctctaggcctttggacttttatcgtttatgttatttCGTATTTCAGACTCTCGGTTTATGTCGTACTTTATGTttcgaattttattttatatatgggTATTTCAGATATCTGTATTTATcgtattatttttactatttcgaaagtgacgggtgtcacattttggtatcagagctatttattaatcgtaatattttattatgtaaatcgggGTGTCACATTTTGTCACTCCAAATGCTCTCTCAACCGTAGCCATGATACTGTGATTGTAGAAGAGTGTTTGGGAGATAGCAAACGaaaaaaagatgaaagaaaGAAGGATCAAGAAGAatcctgctctgataccatgttagttTGAATGATTCCCTTGATGTATTCACAAGATTACAAAGGTATATATCAGCCAAGCTGTTACACGTGAGAGCTAACTATTCCTACAATATAGGAGTTGTTACAAACAGAATAATATTCCGCAAGAATAGTGGGGCATATTCTTTCAGTTTGCAGTGAAAGAAATTGAGGTGTCGTCCATTTGGTCGAATTTGTGAAAGAAATCTTCTGCCTTAGAGGCGTCTGGAAAGAAAGCTGAAAGCTGTACAGAATAgcttttctgtttctttttttttttcacttcttCTACATCTTGATCCTGAAGCAAGCATCAGATTAAACTAATAAAGTGAGCAACATAAGGTTTGCGAACCCTCGGGATCTGTGAGCACCAGATTTTAAGAGATAAGCGAATACTGTTAGTGTAGATGAGGCGACGAAAACAAGTACAGAAAAGTAAGATCACACGTTTATTAAAGCGCAAATGCATAATAAATACCAGTATTTGATCTTCAGAATTGTGCAAATCATAATCGATAGATAATTAATCTCTGTACATCCATACCTTTCCCTCCTTCACTAGATTTTGAAGAATAACACCGACAAGTGACGAACTCGCCTCTTCTTTCAGAGTATCAGTCATTATGGTTAGAATGTCATTGAATAAACTTTGTTGCGCTTGCTGCGTGTTAGCCTCTCGCTGCTGCACTTTAGCATTCTTCTGATGAACTAAATTCTGTTGATAGTGCTCCCTGTAacgagaaggaaaaaaaaaatgatcatgaATACACCAGAGTAGTCTCGTAACAgtacaaaaacaaaatgtttcatCTCTTACCTCACAACAGAGAAAAACGTGTTAAGTCATGGCAGTCCACGTCCAGCATTAGCATACAACATTTGCTATCGAGAAACTGTCTTCAAGATCTTTGCCCTTCTCGAGAAGTAGGGGCTTACAGTATCAGAGAACTCAGCAAGAAAGAGGTTGAAGATATCCTGAAATTAGGATACcacatgttaaaaaaaaataacccaCCTGACAAAACCGAACCTAGTACTACTAACGCTGTAAGTTCCACAAAGATGCAAGTGACTACTACACAAACAGGAGCCATAAATGAAAAGGGGCTAAAGGAAATGTTTATACCCTGAGATACTTGTCTTCAAAAGGTGGCTCAGGTGCCAGAATCCGAAAGCTCTCACTGACGCAAACAGTAACTAATAGATTCACGTCGTTATCAACGATTCTTAAGAAGGTCATGCTTGATAATGGATTTCTTCAGCGGTTTCAGCTCAGCTTCAAGCAGTTTCAGAGCTTGTTTCTTGCTCACAGTTTCAGTAACTAAAGGCTGCTCGATTTGTGACAGTGTAGTAGCAGCTTCCTGCAAAAAGTTACAGATACAGGTAATGAACATAGATTTCCCTATCACACTATAAACAGCCCTCAGATCAGCGACTAGCTTACCGATAATAGATTTCAAATGtgcaaaagcaaaagaaaaacctTTGGGATACTAGGGTAAAACCCATCACACACGGTCACAAAGTTGTCAATCGAACTACAGAGTGATGAAATCGAGTTGATTGGAGTAAACCCAGATACTTACACGTAGTGATTTTACGAGAGAGCCCTTGTTCAGATGAGAAGACTGGAGAGATAGTAGCACAATACAAGGTTTGAgcaggaaaagaagaaaaaatcatttttcatGGTTCTTATGAAAATCCTCTTTTCGGGACATGACCGGTTTGATCTCCATGGCGCTTCTATATCTCTGGTCTATTCCTTGTCTCATTCTCTTATGTACCATCATTCCTTCTGAGGTCAAAGCATCCAACACCAACTTATATGTATACTCTCTAGGAACCAACCCGGCCTCCACCATCTCCACGAGCCTCTGCCACTCTCCTTGTCTCAACAAGAGCGTGAATCAGCGGCGTGTTCGTGCTTGAACCAGGTACACCGTGAcccatcatcctcatcatctcaACCCCACGTTCTATCTCATTGGTCACACTGTTTGGGacactctctctcttcttcatgtCTTCAAACAGCTCCAACGCACGACCAATCCTGTTAGTTTTACAGCATCCATCGATCAAGCAGTTGTAAGTAACCACATCAGGTGCAAACACTCTGAACAGCATTTCCCTAAACATTCTATTAGCTTCCCACATCCTCCTCCTTATCGCCTTTCTGCATCCCATATCTACAGTTATCGGTAACTGCATCTGATCCAACAGGAATCTAGCCTTTTTGAAGTTCCCTACTCTGCAAAGAGCGTTGATGATTGTATTGTAAGCGTAAACATCATCGGGTTTGTGTTAGTTTGAATGATTCCCTTGATGTATTCACAAGATTACAAAGGTATATATCAGCCAAGCTGTTACACGTGAGAGCTAACTATTCCTACAATATAGGAGTTGTTACAAACAGAATAATATTCCGCAAGAATAGTGGGGCATATTCTTTCACCCTTCCTCAGTCTAAGCGTTCGGTTGTCGGACGGTGAGACTGGTTCTGAAGTCATTGAACAACGAGGTAGGCAGGCCCTTTGTGAAGATATCCGCATATTGATATGCCGTTGGAACGTGTAGCACCTTGACTTGACCTAACGCGACCTTTTCCCTAACAAAGTGAATGTCTAATTTGACATGTTTGGTGCGCTGGTGCTTTACCGGGTTGGCTGAGAGGTATACAGAGCTGATGTTATCACAGAAAACAAGAGTGGCGCTAGAAGCTGGGCGATGAAGCTCCAAGAGTAAGTTGCGTATCCAGGACGTCTCTGCAACCGTCTTCGCCACGCCTCTGTATTCTGCTTCGGCATTGGAGCGAGAGACCGTTTGTTGCTGTTTGGATGACCAGGTGATGAGGTTGTCGCCAATGTAGACACAGTAACCTGAAGTAGATCGTCGTGTGTCCGGACAGCCAGCCCAGTCCGCATCAGAGTAGGCTGTGATGCTGTTAGATGTCGACTTATACATTTGTAAGCCATGCCCCTTCGTGCCTTGAACATAGCGTATGATTCGTTTAAGTGCGTTCAAGTGTTGCGTTCTTGGATCATGCATAAAGAGGCATACCTGCTGCACCGCATAGGCCAAGTCGGGGCGTGAAGGTGAGATACTGAAGAGCACCTGCGAGGCTTCTGTACTGTTTAGGATTTGCGATTTTGTCTCCTGGTTCCGCAGACAGTTTTGAGTTGACGTCAGTTGGAGTTGATACCGGCTTGCACTCTGACATACCAGCTCTCTCGATGATCTCTGTTGCATAACTTTTCTGTGACAGAAACATGCCAGCATTGTTGTATTCTACCTTGATTCCCATGTAATAACTGAGTTTGCCCATATCGGTCATTGGGAATTCTTTTTGTAGACTTGTAATGATCCTCTGTAGTAATGAAGAGCTTGAGCCGGTGAGGATAATGTCATCAACGTACAAGAGGAGATAGGCAAGATCGTTGTTGTTTTTGTAAACAAAGAGAGATGCATCAGATTTTGTAGTTACAAACCCGAGACGCTGAAGAAATGTGCTGAAGCGAGCATTCCATGGGCGAGGGGCCTGCTTGAGGCCATACAATGCCTTGTCCAATTTACATACGTGATGCGGATGTTGCTTGTCTACAAAACCGGGAGGCTGATGCATGTATATGTCCTCCGTGATCGTGCCATGAAGGAACGCATTCTTGACGTCTAATTGCCTCATCTCCCATCCTCTTCTTAGCGCTTCATTGAGCACCGTTCTGATTGTCGCCGGTTTCACCACTGGACTAAAGGTCTCGTCGTAGTCTATCCCCTCTTCTTGCGACTTTCCATTTGCTACCAAGTGTGCTTTGTGTCTCTTTGGTCTGCCCTCTGCATCAAGTTTCAACTTATAGAGCCACAAAGAGTTAATTATGTTAGCACCTACTGGCCGAGGTACAAGCCTCCATGTCTTATTGATAACCTGAGCATCATATTCTTCTGTCATTGCTAGATTCCAATTGGGATCTAACAAAgctttttgatgattgtttggAACGCAAGAGGCAGAGGAAGTAAGAAGAGAGAAGATTTTCTTTGGCTTGACTATACCTAGCTGACCACGAGTTGTCATCCTCGGAGCAGGAGCTTGAGGAATGACTCTAGTTTGAGGTGGAGCGTGTGGAACAGCTGGTGGAGTTGTTGTTTGAGGTATAGTGTTTGGTGGCAAAAGAGATTGGTTTTGAAGGATAGACTGAAACATAGGCGATGTTGTAGAATCAAGAAAGGTGTACGTGGTTTGGGGAGAGGAGGTGTTTTGAGCTTTAGGAAAAGTAGACTCGTCGAAGATAACGTGTCTTGACATTATTATTTGGTTGGTTTTGAGGTCTAGACACTGATATCCACGTTGATTGACAGGGTAGCCCAAAAACAGACATGGCTTTGAGCGAGCAGCCAGCTTGTGAAGGTTGGAATGATTGACGTTAGGgaaacacaaacatccaaacACACGAAGATGATCGTATGTGGGTGGGCTACCATAAAGAACTTGATGAGGGCTTTGCTTGTTAATAGAGGATGAGGGCAAAATGTTTGTGATATGACACGCAACGTGAAGAGCTTCGGCCCAAAACGTTGGCGACATCTGAGCTTGAAAGAGAAGAGATCGGATGGCATTGTTTAAAGTGCGAATCATTCTTTCAGCTTTGCCATTTTGCTGCGAAGTGTAGGGACATGTAAACCTGAAAAGGATCCCATTTTGATCAAAGTGTTTAGTGAACTGAGAATTGTGatattccccccccccccccccccccccgttaTCACATTGAAGAGCTTTTATATTTGCCTCAAATTGGTTCTTAACATAAGTAGTAAAGTGAAGGAATTTAGAAAACACTTCACTCTTTTGTCTCAAAGGATAGACCCAAACAAAGTGAGAATAGTCATCAAGAAATAGAACATAATACTTAATACCGCTTAGGCTTGATATTGGAGATGTCCAAATATCAGAGTGAATTATTTCAAACGGTTTTGAAGTTTTAGTTGATGActgagagaaaggaagtttaaTGTGTTCACCCAGTTGACAAGCAGTACAAAAGGGAATGCTGTCCTTATTACAAATGAAAGAGCTAGAAGAGATGAGAGATTTTAATTTCTCATTATTTGCGTGTGCCAAACGCTTATGCCATAAAGAAGGAGTAGCTGAAATAAAAGCTAAGTGTTCTTGAGCTCGCTGGAGATGCGACGGGACCGAATAGAGTTCTCCAGAGCTTTCACTGCGGAGTAGGGTTTTCTGAGACTGAAGATCCTTCACAGAAAAACCAAATGGATCAAACTCAACAGAACACCAATTATCTCTGGTAAATTTTCTTACAGAGATTAAGTTTTTGATTATATTCGGTGCAACAAGAACATTGTTTAGATTTAAAGGACGAGAAGTGGAATGAAGGAATGAATTTCCACTAGATAGAATAGGGATAGAAGAGCCGTTTCCAACAATGACAGTGTGTTTGGTGTTCAGTTTATCAACAGACTGTAGGTTACCTGGCGTTGAAGTGAGGTGTGAAGTAGCTCCTCAATCCATGTACCAGTTGCTGCTAGGTTCCTGGAGAGTCATGGTATTGAACATCTCTGAGAAGTCTTGCGTAGGTTGGTAGTTGTTATCCATCATGTGTGCCTCTTGTGGTGATGTAGTTGTTGGTCGTGGTGAGAATGAGCGTTGTTGCATGGCGTTTGATGGATAAGACATCAATGGATTGAATTGCTGCTGCTGCCAGTTGTTGAATGGGACATTCCAGTACTGAGGTGGCATGTTCCAGTTCATGTAGTTCTGCCGCTGATTAAAGTTGTTGCGGCCCCTTCCACGAGATCCTCGCCTATTAcctctgtttcctctgttttGATTATGTTGGCGTTGCTGAGTTTCTGGGCGGGAGGTGGAGTCAGCGGTTACAAGCGCCGTAGAGGAAGAGGCATTGTTTTGTGTGAGGCAGTGACTTTGGTAGACTTCTTCAACCGGGTTTCTTCTAGCTCAAGCATGTTGCGAGCTTCTTCAAACGTTGGATAAGGCTTCTGATGCTTGATCACATTAATGATGTGGTCAAATTTCTCATTTAACCCGTTGAGCATGTACATGACAAGTGTCTTGTCTGAAACAGGGGCATCAACGTTCTCAAGTAGATCAGCGATTGACTTGAGTTCCTGAGAAAACTCGCGAACCGTTTGATTCCCTATCTCCTTCGTCCTGAGATCATTGTCAAGCTGAATAGCCCGAGACTCCTTGTTGTTTCGGAATTGGTTCTCTATGCGCAGCCACACGTCGCGGGCTGTTCCACCAGTTTTGAAGGATGATTTGAACAGCGGTGGTGCAAGCGTCCCGTAAATCCAGAGCTTGACAAGGCCGTCGCGCTTCCTCCATAAAACGTCGTTGTCATCATCTGGTACAGCTGTACCCTCGACATGACCTAAGAGATCAAATGTCAAGCAGTGCGTGAGAAATAATTCTCTCCACGCATCGTAGTTGAACACGTCTAGATCCAACACCACTGGGATGTGTGTTTTGATGTTTGTGTAATGACCCCAACTCCAAACTATCCCCAAAggtcaatttatttttctttgagagagagagagagagagagagagagagagagagagagagagagagagagagagagagagagagctcatCGCCGGAGCCACCGCACGTTGAGATTTCGCCAAGTTTGTCACCACCGTTCGCCACAGCTGAGAATCGCCGGAAACCGCCGCCTCTTAAGCTTTGTTTTCGTCCGTTCAGTAAAT contains these protein-coding regions:
- the LOC125594716 gene encoding uncharacterized protein LOC125594716 — encoded protein: MADLLNGRKQSLRGGGFRRFSAVANGGDKLGEISTCGHVEGTAVPDDDNDVLWRKRDGLVKLWIYGTLAPPLFKSSFKTGGTARDVWLRIENQFRNNKESRAIQLDNDLRTKEIGNQTVREFSQELKSIADLLENVDAPVSDKTLVMYMLNGLNEKFDHIINVIKHQKPYPTFEEARNMLELEETRLKKSTKVTASHKTMPLPLRRL